DNA sequence from the Cohnella herbarum genome:
TGGAACGCGAAACGAGAAGCACGAGGGAGACGGTCGTGCGAAAAATCCAAGAGTTCGTACGGAAGCATCTTGGAGAAGACGTCTCCCTTCTGGCTATCGCCGACCACATGTACATGCATCCGGTACATGTATCGCGAATCTACAAGCTCGTTGCGGGTGAGAATTTAAGCGATTATGTATTGAGGTTGAAAATGGAACGAGCCGTGGAGCTTCTGACGGGCAGCACGCTCAAAAATTACGAAATCGCGTTGCGGCTAGGTTACCAGAACCCTAATTATTTTATCAAGGTGTTCAAAAAATACTACTCCGTCACGCCGCAGGAATATCGACTCAAGTTGCCGGAATAAACTTTTCAACCTGCACGTTATCATCAATAATGCAGCTTAACAATCGGAAAGGCAGATAACCCTAGGGTCTGCCTCTTTGCTTTTCCTTCGAATCCACCTCGGTTGCAGGAGTGAGCGTTTTTTGATAGTGTAAACGCTAGCATAAAGGGGGCACCGTCATGCGCATCCGCACCTTACTATTACTTAGCTACTTTGTCGTCATTTTGCTTAGTATTACGCTAGTCGGAACCGTATCGTTCTATATCTCTTACAAGACGATGGCAGAGAAAATCGAATCGGCCAGTATGCAGGTTATTAGGCAGATCGAGAACAATATGGACAACGATTTTCACAGCAAACGAAATTTAATGCTGGCACCTTATACCGATTCGGAATATATAGACGGAATTAACCGTTATGAAGATATGAGCGATCAAGAGAAGTTTCAGTTCCGGCAAAACATTGGGGACCTCTACTTAAAAAGCTTTAATGTAACTCCGATCCGCGATTTCATCCGGTTCCAAATCTATTACAGCAACGGGGAACTGTTAAGCTCTTCGGATGCACGGAAACCTTGGACGCCGTCGCAGGTGCGCAATTCGGAATGGTTCCGAGCAACAGTCGCCAAGGACGGGGAAGTATTCTTTAGTGGATTAATCGTGACGGATGAGAAGGACACTTCGGAAGTGGCCTCTTATTCCTCTTCCATTATGATCCGGGACTTCTCGAACCCTGACCGTTTTATTATTATGCGAACGGAATACAGAGCGAGTCTATTCCACAGTATCGGACTGAACGACAATCTATCCGAAAACAGCCAAATCGTTTTTTTGGACGAGGATAATCGACTGATTTATGAATCCGGCGACCATCCAAGCTCCCTCTCCGAATCCGATATGCTCGGGAGGGTTATCGGGAAGGAAGGGAAATTCTGGACGCACATCGGTGGTCAAGAAATGCTGGTCTCTTATACGCGGTCCGGATACTCGAATTGGAAAGCCGTTATCATTACGCCGAGGGTCGAAATATTCGGAGCGCTCGACAACATCAAGACGACGGTTATTTTTACCGCGTTGATCGCATTTGTCATTACATTCCTTATCTCCATGATGTTCGGCCAACGAATAACGAAACCGATCCTGAACTTATTCAAATCCGTCAATCGCATTAAACGGGGGGATTTCTCTGTTCGGGTCGAGGTCGATCGTAATGATGAAATCGGTCTAATCGGGAAAAACTTCAACGCGATGCAGGATGAGCTTCAGACGCTGATCGAGACGAAGTATTTGAACCAGATCAAGCTGCAAGAAGTGGAACTCGCGATGCTTTATTCCCAGATCAACCCGCATTTCCTCTATAACACTCTCGATAGCATTCGCTCAATGTCGGATTATTATAAAGTGCCCGAGATTAGCGTGATGGCGCAGTCGCTCGCGGACATGTTTAGGTACAATACGAAAAACCGGGACGAAATCGTCACATTGCAGGAGGAACTCGTACAGATCGACGCTTACATTCAGATTCAGAGCATCCGATTCGAGGACAAGATCGTCTATCATCAGATGATCGAAGAGGACCTGTACGGGACTCCATTGTTGAAAATGACACTGCAACCTCTTGTGGAAAATGCCGTATTTCACGGAATCGAGCGCAAGCGCGGAAAAGGAAACATTACGATCTCCGCTCAGCGCGAACAAGATCGAATCAAACTTACCATTAAGGATGATGGCGTCGGTATATCGGAGAGAAGATTAAACGAAATCAGGGAAAAGCTGAAACCGCCTATGCAGCAAGCAGAGATGAACTTCTCCGCTCAGGAGAACGGAATAGGCATCACTAATGTGTATTCGCGGTACGTGATTCGTTTCGGTGACCGTTTTAATTTCTTCATTGACAGTAAAAAAGGGGTCGGCACGGAAATTACGCTAATCTTTCCGCCTTTCGATGTTTAAATTCGCCAAAGAAGTAAGAATATTAAACATAACAGGTCATAATCGTGAATGGGGACTTCGGAAGCGTTTTCATATAATCAAGTTGTAAGAGATTACGACTGAGAGGGTGTCATCAAGTGAGAAAGACGAAAGCGATTTACCTCGTATTAACTGTAATGTTAGTTACTCTTGCACTGTCTGCATGCGGCGGCAATAACAAGGAGAATGCGTCACCATCGTCCAACGCATCTGAAAGCGCTCCCGCGAGTTCGTCGGCAGCAAATCCTTCAGTTGAGCCGAAGAAGGATCCCGTTACACTGACTTTCTTGATTCCGAATACGGACGATGTTACGCCATACAACACGATCTTCGCTGAATTTCAAAAACAAACCGGCAATAAAGTCGAGGTTCAAGCCCTTCCCGGCGGAGACTATGACAATATGCTGAAAACCCGGTTCTCGACCGGCGATTTCCCTGATGTGTTCCTTATGCAGCCGGGTACGAAGCAATACGTGAAACTTAGAGCGGAAGAGACGTTGACGGAGTGGTCCAAGGAAGCTGGCGTTTGGGACAACGTTATCGAATCCATCGCGGACTTCCAGAAAACGCCTGAAGGTCTTGCGTATGGCGTACCGTTCGGCAAAACCGGTCAAATGGGCGTTTTCTACAATAAAGACGTCTTCACGAAAGCCGGCGTAGAGCCACCGAAAAATTATGCCGATCTCATTGAAATTGCCAAAAAAATCAAAGCGGCTGGAGTCACGCCGTTCTATGAAGCCGTCAAAGAAGGATGGCCAACGCAAATCTTTTATTTGTCGGGTTGGGTATCTCAGGTCGATCAAGCCATCGGCGCCGAAGGCGTTCAGAAGCTGAACGTGAACCAGATGAAGCTGTCCGACATTGCCGAGCTGAAAGATTTGTTCGTTAAAGCTAAAGAGTTGAAGGATCTGGATCTGTTCC
Encoded proteins:
- a CDS encoding sensor histidine kinase, which gives rise to MRIRTLLLLSYFVVILLSITLVGTVSFYISYKTMAEKIESASMQVIRQIENNMDNDFHSKRNLMLAPYTDSEYIDGINRYEDMSDQEKFQFRQNIGDLYLKSFNVTPIRDFIRFQIYYSNGELLSSSDARKPWTPSQVRNSEWFRATVAKDGEVFFSGLIVTDEKDTSEVASYSSSIMIRDFSNPDRFIIMRTEYRASLFHSIGLNDNLSENSQIVFLDEDNRLIYESGDHPSSLSESDMLGRVIGKEGKFWTHIGGQEMLVSYTRSGYSNWKAVIITPRVEIFGALDNIKTTVIFTALIAFVITFLISMMFGQRITKPILNLFKSVNRIKRGDFSVRVEVDRNDEIGLIGKNFNAMQDELQTLIETKYLNQIKLQEVELAMLYSQINPHFLYNTLDSIRSMSDYYKVPEISVMAQSLADMFRYNTKNRDEIVTLQEELVQIDAYIQIQSIRFEDKIVYHQMIEEDLYGTPLLKMTLQPLVENAVFHGIERKRGKGNITISAQREQDRIKLTIKDDGVGISERRLNEIREKLKPPMQQAEMNFSAQENGIGITNVYSRYVIRFGDRFNFFIDSKKGVGTEITLIFPPFDV
- a CDS encoding ABC transporter substrate-binding protein, which translates into the protein MRKTKAIYLVLTVMLVTLALSACGGNNKENASPSSNASESAPASSSAANPSVEPKKDPVTLTFLIPNTDDVTPYNTIFAEFQKQTGNKVEVQALPGGDYDNMLKTRFSTGDFPDVFLMQPGTKQYVKLRAEETLTEWSKEAGVWDNVIESIADFQKTPEGLAYGVPFGKTGQMGVFYNKDVFTKAGVEPPKNYADLIEIAKKIKAAGVTPFYEAVKEGWPTQIFYLSGWVSQVDQAIGAEGVQKLNVNQMKLSDIAELKDLFVKAKELKDLDLFQKNALSGTYDEMQNEFGDGKIGMIFMLDGVLPQLEKKFGKEFLTDKVGFFPFPSATDAGTAMITPPNQLMVPSKAKHLEQAKELVKFMISQESINTFYASQPGIPIFKGATSEMYPVQQTVQGFIDAGKSTVNVQNRLTASFLDLGKTLQNFHIDGDIDKAINEMAKNYIKDGNSKRLTGFE